In Deltaproteobacteria bacterium, the sequence ATCGCTGGGCGGCGGCGTCACGGGTGCGGGCGCCAGTCGATCGGCCAGCACCGCGGCGGTGATCTGGCCCGCGCCGACGGCCTCGAACACCCCGTCGTCGCCGGTCTCGCGCGGCAGCCCCAGCGCCTCGGCGTGCTCCGCCATGGCGCCCAGATCCTCGAGCCCGGCGATGGCGGCCCCGCGCGACGACAGCTCCTGCTCGATCAGGCTCTTGCCGACCGCCCGGTGCCGCTTGCGCTCGCGCTGTCGCAGGTACTGTTTGATCTTCGCGCGCGCCCGCGAGCTCACGCACATCTTGAGCCACTCCTCGCGCGGCTCGACCGAGGGGTTGGTCAGGATCTCGATGGTGTCGCCCTGGCGCAGGCGGTAGCGCAGCGGGACCAGCTGCCCGTTCACCCGCGCGCCGGTGCAGTGCATGCCGACGTCGGTGTGGATCGCGAACGCGAAGTCGATCGGCGTGCTGCCCTTCGGGAAGGTGTGGATGTCGCCACCGGGCGTGAACACGTAGACCTCGTCGGCGAACAGGTCGGCCTTCACCGCCTCGATGAACTCGCTGGGGTCGGAGACCTCCTGCTGCCAGTCCATCAGCTGCGACAGCCAGGCCATCCGCCGGGCCTCGCTGCCGCCAAAGCGATCGAGCTCCCACTCGGCCACGATGCCGCGCTCGGCGACCGCGTCCATGCGCTCCGACCGGATCTGCACCTCGAGCCGCGTGCCCTCGCGATCGATCACGCTGGTGTGCAGCGCACGGTAGTGGTTCGGTCGCGGCAATGCGATGTAGTCGCGGAAGCGGCCCGGCACCGGCTGGAAGTACGCGTGCAGGTGTCCGAGCGCGGCGTAGCAGGTGCCGCGGTCGCGCGTGACGATGCGGAACGTGACCACGTCGGAGGGCTGGTCGAGCCCGCGACCCTCGCCCTGCAGCATCTGATGGACGCGGTAGGTGCTGCGGCTGCCCATGCGGACTTCGACGGCCCCGAAGGACGCCGGCCATGCGGTCGCCTCGCCGGCGTCGTCGAGCGAGCACGCGGTGTGGTCGAACACCGCCGCGAGGTTGGCGAGCGACGACTGCAGGCCCCGACTGCCGCTCAGCATCCGCACCATGTCGGCCCGCGTGGCCGCGTAGGCGGCGGGCTCGAGGTAGCGAAACGACAGCTCCTGCAGCTCGCGCTGCACGATCTCGATGCCCAGGCGCCCGGCCAGCGGGGCGTAGATCTGCATGGTCTCGCGAGCGATGCGCTCCTGCTTGTCGCGCGGCATGTGCTCGAGCGTCCGCATGTTGTCGAGCCGGTCGATGAGCTTGACCAGCAGCACGCGGATGTCCTGGCTCATGGCCAGCAACATCTTGCGGAAGCTCTCGGCCTGCTGTTCCTGGCGCGAGAGGTACGGCACCTTGCCCAGCTTGGTGACGCCGTCGACGATGGTCGCGACCTCGCGACCGAACTGCTCGGTGAGATCGTAGAGCGTGGTCTCGGTGTCCTCGACGACGTCGTGCAGCAGCGCCGCGGTCACGCCCGCGCCGTCGAGACCGAGCTGCGCGAGCACGGTCGCGACCCGCACCGGGTGCACGTAGTAGGGCTCGCCGCTCTTGCGGAACTGGCCGCGGTGGGCCTCGACGCCGAGCGCGAAGGCCCGCTCGATCGCGTCGGTGTCGGCCGCGGGGTGATGGCGGCGGACCTCGGCGACCAGCGCGGTGCGGGCGCTGCCGTCCTCGAGCTCGCGCTCGCCGACGACCGGGGTCCGCAGCGCCGCGGGGATCTCGAGGCCGAAGGCGTCCGCGGTGGGCTCGGCGCCCGCTGGCTCGGCGGCGACCGGCTCCGCGATCGTCGACACCGGCTCGGCGGCGACCGGCTCGGCGGCGACTGGCTCGGCGATCGTCGACACCGGCTCGGCGATCGTCGCCGCGGGCGACGCGGGCTCGTCCCCGCGCCGCGGGGCGGTCGCGGCGGTCGCGGCCGCGTCCGGCGAGCTCACAGCAACGACTCCTGCCCCGACAGCACCGCCTGGGCCGCGGCCCGCTGGCGCACGCGGCGGTGCTGTTCGGCGACATAGATCGCCCGCAGGGCGTCGT encodes:
- a CDS encoding RelA/SpoT family protein, which codes for MSSPDAAATAATAPRRGDEPASPAATIAEPVSTIAEPVAAEPVAAEPVSTIAEPVAAEPAGAEPTADAFGLEIPAALRTPVVGERELEDGSARTALVAEVRRHHPAADTDAIERAFALGVEAHRGQFRKSGEPYYVHPVRVATVLAQLGLDGAGVTAALLHDVVEDTETTLYDLTEQFGREVATIVDGVTKLGKVPYLSRQEQQAESFRKMLLAMSQDIRVLLVKLIDRLDNMRTLEHMPRDKQERIARETMQIYAPLAGRLGIEIVQRELQELSFRYLEPAAYAATRADMVRMLSGSRGLQSSLANLAAVFDHTACSLDDAGEATAWPASFGAVEVRMGSRSTYRVHQMLQGEGRGLDQPSDVVTFRIVTRDRGTCYAALGHLHAYFQPVPGRFRDYIALPRPNHYRALHTSVIDREGTRLEVQIRSERMDAVAERGIVAEWELDRFGGSEARRMAWLSQLMDWQQEVSDPSEFIEAVKADLFADEVYVFTPGGDIHTFPKGSTPIDFAFAIHTDVGMHCTGARVNGQLVPLRYRLRQGDTIEILTNPSVEPREEWLKMCVSSRARAKIKQYLRQRERKRHRAVGKSLIEQELSSRGAAIAGLEDLGAMAEHAEALGLPRETGDDGVFEAVGAGQITAAVLADRLAPAPVTPPPSDQSGLFARMLRRMTARPKGGTGETLGTQATAPILITRERVEGRGTGRGMITLAPCCSPVPGDPLIGFFEAGKGIVAHVQGCPEALEQLGERRIYLGWEAGLVLDCPVTLEVRTANTLGLLAEMSRAFSHHGVNIKQANCRAIGDGERAINTFYATVGRLEQLESLVATLKRIDGVGGVERVFSQGAA